From one Pedobacter faecalis genomic stretch:
- a CDS encoding ABC transporter ATP-binding protein has protein sequence MLIADNLSIVFRNTEDDTHLIAVNGIDFKVGRGQTLGIVGESGSGKSVTAFSILQLLDPGKTIIGGSLQFDNQSLLDMPADSIRNIRGNRIAMIFQEPMTALNPVFTCGHQVQEVITLHQKMGIQAAKEKTLALFAEVQLPQPERIFSSYPHQLSGGQKQRVMIAMALSCNPELLIADEPTTALDVTVQKAILELLAQLKKQRNMAMIFISHDLAVVSEVADEVAVMYRGSIVEQRAARELFADPQHPYTKHLIANRPAAKIDLRAETAARRHDLYRQTPLLEIKALNTWHAGRQGWSGPATYVKAVNDLSLDIYRGETLGLVGESGSGKTTLGRSILRLIEPKSGSILFGGEDIRRFRGRQMRQMRRDMQIIFQDPYSSLNPNLTVGRALTEPLEVHGLIGNRKARRAYILSLLERVGLNATHFDRYPHEFSGGQRQRIVIARALALQPKFIICDESVSALDVSVQAQVLDLLKELQAEMGLTYLFISHDLAVIRQISDRIAVMKAGRIEEIGFPEQIFTDPKTEYTRGLIQAIPGKDAF, from the coding sequence ATGCTTATAGCCGACAACCTCAGCATCGTTTTCCGCAATACCGAAGATGACACCCACCTCATCGCGGTAAACGGGATTGACTTTAAGGTCGGACGCGGCCAGACGCTAGGTATCGTTGGCGAGTCTGGCTCCGGGAAGTCGGTTACTGCTTTCTCCATCCTGCAACTGCTTGACCCTGGTAAAACGATCATAGGCGGCAGCCTGCAGTTCGATAACCAGTCGCTTCTGGATATGCCTGCGGATAGCATACGCAACATCAGGGGTAACAGGATCGCCATGATCTTCCAGGAGCCTATGACGGCGCTGAACCCGGTGTTTACCTGCGGACATCAGGTGCAGGAAGTCATAACCCTTCATCAGAAAATGGGCATACAGGCAGCGAAAGAGAAAACCCTGGCCTTGTTTGCCGAGGTACAACTCCCCCAGCCTGAGCGGATATTCAGCAGCTACCCGCACCAGTTGTCGGGCGGGCAAAAACAGCGGGTGATGATTGCCATGGCGCTGAGCTGCAACCCGGAACTTCTGATTGCCGATGAGCCGACCACAGCGCTCGACGTGACCGTGCAAAAGGCTATTCTGGAACTACTTGCGCAACTGAAAAAGCAGCGAAACATGGCCATGATTTTCATCTCGCACGACCTGGCGGTGGTAAGTGAAGTGGCCGATGAAGTGGCGGTGATGTACCGGGGCAGCATCGTTGAGCAGCGGGCGGCGAGGGAATTGTTTGCCGATCCGCAGCATCCTTACACGAAACACCTTATTGCCAACCGGCCTGCCGCAAAGATCGACTTAAGGGCAGAAACTGCTGCGAGGCGCCATGACTTATATCGGCAGACTCCTCTCCTCGAGATTAAAGCGCTGAATACCTGGCATGCCGGCAGACAGGGCTGGTCGGGTCCCGCAACCTACGTTAAGGCGGTAAATGACCTGAGCCTCGACATCTACCGGGGCGAAACGCTGGGTCTTGTGGGCGAGTCCGGATCGGGCAAGACCACACTGGGAAGAAGTATCCTCAGGCTGATAGAGCCTAAATCTGGCAGTATCCTGTTTGGGGGTGAAGACATCAGGCGGTTCCGCGGCCGGCAGATGCGACAAATGCGCCGCGATATGCAGATCATCTTCCAGGATCCCTACTCCTCCCTCAACCCGAACCTAACCGTGGGCCGGGCACTCACCGAACCCCTTGAGGTTCACGGCCTGATAGGAAACCGCAAAGCGCGAAGAGCATATATCTTGTCCCTGCTGGAACGCGTAGGACTCAATGCCACACACTTCGACCGTTATCCGCACGAGTTCTCCGGCGGACAGCGCCAGCGTATCGTGATTGCCCGTGCGCTCGCCTTGCAGCCAAAGTTTATCATCTGCGATGAATCGGTTTCAGCCCTCGATGTATCGGTGCAGGCCCAGGTGTTAGACCTGCTGAAGGAGCTGCAGGCGGAAATGGGCCTGACCTATCTGTTCATCTCTCATGATCTCGCGGTAATAAGGCAGATCTCCGACCGCATTGCGGTGATGAAAGCTGGGAGAATTGAGGAGATCGGCTTTCCGGAGCAGATCTTCACAGACCCCAAGACCGAGTACACAAGAGGCCTTATTCAGGCTATTCCGGGCAAAGATGCGTTCTAA
- a CDS encoding polyprenyl synthetase family protein produces MRQDSLHSPAELLIHIEQAIKETKYPSQPASLYEPISYIMELGGKRLRPIMLLMASELFNGTVKAALPAAMAIETFHNFTLIHDDIMDNAPLRRGKQTVHEKWGTNTAILSGDVMMVEANKHITEVHAGVLKAALDTFNATAQGVCEGQQLDMEFESRDDVSIAEYLNMIRLKTAVLVGGAMKLGAIVAHASKEEADLIYQFGESLGIAFQLQDDILDVYGDPEKFGKQVGGDILSDKKTYMRLKLQELASAEDLNQLDGLKHDGDKVNKVTALYNTYNIREEATAIMKKYLDDAFAALEKISVDNSNKEPLTMLANQLMFRES; encoded by the coding sequence TTGAGACAAGATAGTTTACACTCCCCTGCGGAGTTACTTATACACATTGAACAAGCAATAAAAGAAACAAAATATCCTTCACAGCCCGCCTCGCTGTACGAACCGATAAGCTATATTATGGAGCTTGGCGGCAAACGTTTGAGGCCCATTATGCTCCTCATGGCCTCAGAGTTGTTTAACGGGACGGTAAAGGCTGCCCTGCCAGCCGCAATGGCCATTGAGACATTCCATAATTTTACCCTGATCCACGACGACATCATGGATAATGCTCCGCTGAGAAGAGGCAAGCAAACTGTGCACGAAAAATGGGGCACCAATACAGCCATCCTGAGCGGCGACGTGATGATGGTAGAAGCAAATAAGCATATCACGGAGGTGCACGCGGGCGTGCTTAAAGCCGCGCTGGACACCTTTAACGCAACCGCACAGGGTGTATGCGAAGGTCAGCAACTGGATATGGAATTTGAAAGCCGCGATGATGTGAGTATCGCCGAATACTTGAATATGATCAGACTTAAAACGGCTGTACTTGTTGGCGGAGCGATGAAATTAGGGGCCATCGTAGCGCATGCCAGTAAGGAGGAGGCCGATCTTATTTACCAGTTTGGCGAATCCCTGGGTATTGCCTTTCAGCTACAGGACGACATTCTGGATGTATATGGTGACCCAGAGAAATTCGGCAAGCAGGTTGGCGGGGATATTTTGTCGGACAAGAAGACGTATATGCGTTTAAAACTGCAGGAACTCGCCTCAGCAGAGGATCTGAACCAGCTAGACGGCTTAAAGCATGATGGTGATAAAGTAAACAAGGTTACCGCCTTGTATAACACCTACAACATCAGGGAAGAAGCTACGGCTATCATGAAAAAGTATCTGGATGATGCCTTTGCCGCGCTGGAAAAGATTAGTGTAGACAATTCCAATAAGGAACCGCTAACAATGCTGGCTAACCAGCTCATGTTCCGGGAAAGCTAA
- the rpmA gene encoding 50S ribosomal protein L27: MAHKKGAGSSKNGRESHSKRLGIKVFGGQEAIAGNILVRQRGTKHHPDKGVGIGKDHTLFALVDGTVVFKKKKDNKSYVSVLPTAVVKEVVEKIAPAKKAAKAAAPVAEAAPAEEAAPAKKAPAKKATKAETATESTETEAAPAE, translated from the coding sequence ATGGCACATAAAAAAGGAGCCGGTAGTTCGAAGAACGGACGTGAATCGCATAGCAAGCGTTTAGGTATCAAGGTTTTTGGTGGTCAGGAAGCTATCGCTGGAAACATCTTAGTGCGTCAGCGCGGTACAAAGCATCATCCAGATAAAGGCGTAGGTATTGGTAAAGACCATACTTTGTTTGCCCTGGTTGACGGAACAGTAGTTTTCAAAAAGAAGAAAGACAACAAATCATACGTTTCTGTATTGCCAACTGCAGTAGTTAAAGAGGTTGTGGAAAAGATTGCTCCGGCTAAGAAAGCTGCGAAGGCTGCCGCTCCGGTTGCTGAAGCTGCACCAGCTGAAGAGGCTGCACCAGCGAAAAAAGCGCCTGCAAAAAAGGCTACTAAAGCTGAAACAGCTACCGAGTCTACAGAAACTGAAGCTGCACCAGCAGAATAA
- a CDS encoding dicarboxylate/amino acid:cation symporter: MKRGRAGLITFLFVTIAVILGVLKEFNIVYVPENVMMATRWILGLELLFFAFLKKNLTTWILVCMVLGVFVGIDYPSVAIALQPLSKGFIKLVKTIVGPILFATLVYGIAGHSDLKQVGRMAWKSMLYFYCATTIALFIGLAAINISQAGVGVQIENMPHNELPKPVKDAGDESMLQSLPSNVHWLYKTLAFFRNIFPENIAKSIYDAQILQIVIFSVIFGIGLAMVDEKKRKPMVDFCESLSETMFKFTNVIMYFAPIGVGAAMAYTVGHMGVDILMHLFMLVATLYVALLAFLLLVLLPIALYLRIPVIKFINAIKEPVSIAFATTSSDAALPKAMNAMEKFGVPRKIVSFVIPTGYSFNLDGTTLYLSLASIFVAQAAGMHLSFGEQLLIVFTLMITSKGVAAIPRASLIILIATADQFGLPTFIIAAILGIDELMDMGRTSLNVIGNCLATVVIAKWEGEYNPDAEVNNEV; encoded by the coding sequence ATGAAACGAGGTCGCGCCGGACTAATTACCTTCCTTTTTGTTACCATAGCAGTTATCCTTGGTGTACTTAAGGAATTTAATATCGTGTACGTGCCCGAAAACGTCATGATGGCGACCAGGTGGATACTCGGACTGGAACTGCTGTTCTTTGCCTTTCTGAAGAAGAACCTGACCACCTGGATCCTGGTGTGTATGGTGCTTGGCGTTTTTGTGGGCATAGACTATCCCAGTGTAGCCATCGCGCTTCAGCCATTGAGCAAGGGCTTTATTAAGCTTGTAAAGACCATCGTGGGTCCAATTCTTTTTGCTACGCTTGTATATGGCATAGCGGGGCATTCCGATCTTAAACAGGTTGGCCGCATGGCCTGGAAGTCTATGCTTTATTTCTATTGTGCCACGACCATCGCGCTTTTCATCGGACTTGCGGCCATCAACATCTCCCAGGCGGGGGTAGGGGTGCAAATCGAAAACATGCCGCACAATGAGCTGCCCAAACCGGTAAAAGATGCCGGCGATGAGAGTATGCTTCAAAGCCTTCCGTCGAATGTGCACTGGCTATATAAAACGCTCGCATTTTTCCGGAATATATTTCCGGAGAATATCGCTAAGTCCATCTATGATGCACAGATCCTGCAGATCGTGATCTTCTCGGTCATCTTCGGTATAGGACTGGCCATGGTGGATGAAAAAAAACGCAAGCCGATGGTGGACTTCTGTGAGAGCCTTTCGGAGACCATGTTCAAGTTTACCAATGTAATCATGTACTTTGCGCCGATAGGCGTGGGCGCTGCCATGGCCTATACTGTAGGGCATATGGGCGTCGATATTCTGATGCACCTGTTCATGCTTGTCGCTACACTCTACGTGGCACTCCTGGCCTTCCTTCTGCTGGTACTTCTGCCAATCGCGCTTTACCTCAGAATTCCCGTGATCAAGTTTATTAATGCCATAAAGGAACCTGTTTCCATAGCCTTTGCCACCACAAGTTCTGATGCGGCATTGCCAAAGGCCATGAATGCTATGGAGAAGTTTGGCGTACCGCGTAAAATCGTCTCTTTTGTAATACCCACCGGATATAGTTTCAACCTCGATGGCACCACGCTGTATCTCTCGCTGGCATCGATATTTGTAGCCCAGGCTGCCGGAATGCATTTGTCGTTCGGCGAGCAACTGCTGATTGTATTTACGCTCATGATTACGAGCAAGGGTGTTGCCGCTATTCCAAGGGCTTCGCTGATTATTCTTATTGCTACGGCCGACCAGTTCGGATTGCCTACTTTCATTATTGCAGCAATTCTGGGAATCGACGAACTGATGGATATGGGGCGTACGTCTTTAAACGTGATCGGCAACTGTCTGGCTACGGTGGTCATCGCGAAGTGGGAAGGGGAATACAATCCGGATGCAGAGGTGAATAACGAGGTTTAG
- the rplU gene encoding 50S ribosomal protein L21, protein MYAIVNIAGQQFKVAKDQHLFVHRLQGDEGASIEFDNVLLVEDGGKISVGAPALKGATVSAKIVSHLKGDKVIVFKKKRRKGYKKKNGHRQYFTKIQISGISL, encoded by the coding sequence ATGTACGCAATAGTAAATATAGCAGGGCAGCAATTCAAAGTTGCAAAAGACCAGCACCTTTTTGTACACCGCTTACAAGGAGATGAGGGCGCTAGTATTGAATTTGACAATGTATTGTTGGTTGAAGATGGTGGTAAAATCTCTGTAGGAGCTCCTGCTTTGAAAGGTGCGACTGTTTCAGCTAAGATCGTGTCTCATTTAAAAGGTGATAAAGTAATCGTTTTCAAAAAGAAACGCAGAAAAGGTTACAAAAAGAAAAACGGACACCGTCAGTATTTCACCAAAATCCAGATCTCTGGTATCAGTTTATAA
- a CDS encoding nicotinamide mononucleotide adenylyltransferase, translated as MEREILDTRRKALNINLNPKIYGTFAEIGAGQEVARNFFTAGAASGTVAKTMSAYDMTFSDAIYGAEESGRYVSQSRLQKMLNHEYGLLNERLNTAKYDDRTFFAFANTVTTLNYNKSNDPHGWIGLKFQLEPQGDPNEIIFHVRLLDTDAALQQNVLGIIGVNLVYAAFKYNHDPKTMIESLADNLTVGSVEIDLISVSGPSFRNINNILLNLYLIVKDFSDAAIFDATGRPRLPKDLLYKKDIMILRTKYAQKSKPNFSMLNKAVDQFVRTENVQEENLSVLIEVLMSNVLSANDAVTDEMDLEAVAQRAEEMCSTGNKVIVSNFARHNKLAKYLDRCRPKSVGISTNINNLKFVFNSTNFGENYTSQLLSYVSDMFNKNVKLFAYPFLDNKTKEVITTANMPVTADARPLFDFLIINGYITDIEDYSEGDVKTV; from the coding sequence ATGGAAAGAGAAATTCTTGACACCAGACGCAAGGCGCTGAACATTAACCTGAATCCGAAGATATACGGAACTTTTGCAGAGATAGGGGCCGGACAGGAAGTAGCCCGTAATTTTTTTACAGCCGGGGCTGCATCAGGCACGGTGGCTAAGACCATGTCGGCCTACGACATGACCTTCAGTGATGCCATCTACGGGGCAGAAGAGTCGGGTCGCTACGTCAGCCAGTCACGCCTCCAGAAAATGCTTAATCATGAGTATGGACTGCTGAACGAGCGTCTGAACACAGCAAAGTACGACGATCGCACCTTCTTCGCCTTCGCCAATACAGTAACCACATTAAATTACAATAAATCCAACGACCCGCACGGGTGGATAGGATTGAAGTTCCAGCTGGAGCCGCAGGGCGATCCTAATGAGATTATTTTTCATGTCAGACTGCTGGATACTGATGCTGCGCTTCAGCAAAACGTGCTGGGTATCATTGGTGTTAATCTCGTGTATGCTGCTTTCAAGTACAACCATGATCCCAAAACCATGATCGAGTCGCTGGCCGACAACCTCACGGTTGGTTCTGTTGAGATCGACCTGATTTCCGTAAGTGGTCCTTCGTTCAGGAACATCAACAATATCCTGCTCAACCTGTACCTGATCGTTAAAGATTTTTCAGATGCGGCGATATTTGACGCTACCGGCCGCCCCCGCCTGCCGAAAGATCTCCTTTACAAGAAAGACATCATGATTTTGAGGACGAAGTATGCACAGAAATCCAAGCCCAATTTCAGCATGCTTAATAAGGCGGTCGACCAGTTTGTACGCACCGAAAACGTGCAGGAGGAAAACCTCAGCGTGCTCATCGAAGTACTGATGTCTAACGTACTCTCAGCTAATGATGCTGTAACAGATGAAATGGACCTTGAAGCAGTGGCCCAAAGGGCGGAAGAGATGTGCAGTACCGGCAATAAGGTGATCGTGTCTAACTTTGCGCGTCACAATAAACTGGCGAAGTACCTCGACCGCTGCCGCCCGAAAAGCGTGGGTATTTCCACCAACATCAACAATCTGAAGTTCGTATTCAACTCTACCAATTTTGGCGAAAACTACACCAGTCAGCTACTCAGCTACGTGAGCGATATGTTCAACAAAAATGTAAAGCTTTTCGCTTACCCTTTCCTCGACAATAAGACCAAAGAAGTGATCACCACAGCCAATATGCCGGTTACCGCCGATGCCAGGCCGCTGTTCGACTTTCTGATCATCAACGGTTATATCACCGATATTGAAGATTACAGCGAGGGTGACGTAAAAACCGTATAG
- a CDS encoding nuclear transport factor 2 family protein translates to MKRRILMYTMMLGIVYTAAVAGPEKPVKNVNESCSTVIEAFVSAYTNGDADLFKRVLHDDAVMSVNRKDQTIKHTRNALISFYKKTGGMKLNCEASHEVISDNGCMMMVRVDFKYPEFVQQNYLTIEKAKSGKWTVTQINRI, encoded by the coding sequence ATGAAAAGAAGAATTTTGATGTATACTATGATGCTGGGCATTGTGTATACTGCCGCGGTTGCCGGCCCCGAAAAACCTGTGAAAAACGTAAACGAAAGCTGCAGCACCGTAATAGAGGCCTTCGTATCTGCCTATACCAATGGTGATGCCGATCTGTTCAAACGTGTCCTTCACGATGATGCTGTGATGAGCGTGAACAGAAAGGACCAGACCATCAAGCACACCAGAAATGCGCTGATTTCTTTTTATAAGAAAACCGGGGGTATGAAGCTCAACTGTGAAGCCTCACACGAGGTGATCTCCGACAATGGCTGTATGATGATGGTCCGGGTCGATTTCAAATATCCTGAATTTGTTCAGCAGAACTATCTAACCATCGAAAAAGCCAAGAGTGGCAAATGGACTGTCACTCAGATTAATCGCATATAG
- a CDS encoding RNA polymerase sigma factor, with the protein MESKDHLFKQIFDTNSKKIFHLCYGYTGDKDAANDLLQETFLKVWQNLEKFRNKSQISTWIYRIAVNTCLTYLRSEKRQAKDELTDNIIETRAEEHSEKNEQIALLYQSIAKLEENDRFIITMVLDELPYAEIAEISGISEGNLRVKIHRIKQKLTELYNQHARI; encoded by the coding sequence ATGGAGAGCAAAGACCACTTATTTAAACAGATTTTTGACACAAACTCAAAAAAAATCTTCCATTTGTGCTATGGCTACACGGGCGATAAAGATGCGGCCAATGATCTTCTACAGGAAACCTTCCTAAAAGTGTGGCAAAACCTCGAAAAGTTCAGAAACAAATCGCAGATCTCCACCTGGATATACCGGATAGCGGTTAACACCTGCCTAACCTACCTGAGGTCGGAGAAAAGGCAGGCGAAGGACGAACTGACAGATAACATCATAGAAACGCGCGCTGAGGAGCATTCAGAAAAAAACGAACAGATCGCCTTGCTGTATCAGTCGATAGCCAAACTGGAGGAAAACGACCGATTTATTATTACCATGGTGCTCGACGAGCTGCCTTATGCCGAGATCGCTGAGATTTCCGGGATCAGTGAAGGCAACCTGCGTGTTAAGATTCACCGGATAAAACAAAAGCTAACAGAATTATACAATCAGCATGCAAGAATTTGA
- a CDS encoding helix-turn-helix transcriptional regulator: protein MEKTYFDSEIQRRLDLARDFMARNYHRNIGLKDIAIASCLSVNHLLRNFKRAYHTSPYQYLRSLRLQHAKYYLKHSDYTVGQIVDVVGFECPSSFIRLFRSSFNITPGQYRAN from the coding sequence ATGGAAAAGACATATTTTGACTCGGAGATTCAGCGGCGGCTGGATCTGGCAAGGGATTTCATGGCCAGGAACTACCACCGTAACATTGGCCTGAAGGATATTGCCATAGCGTCCTGCCTGTCCGTGAACCATTTGCTCCGAAACTTTAAACGCGCATACCATACTTCGCCCTATCAGTATCTGCGAAGCCTGCGGCTTCAGCATGCCAAGTATTATTTAAAGCATAGCGACTACACTGTTGGGCAGATCGTTGATGTGGTAGGCTTTGAATGTCCCAGCTCATTTATCAGGCTGTTCCGTTCATCTTTCAACATTACACCTGGACAGTATCGTGCAAATTAA
- the rnr gene encoding ribonuclease R, which yields MAKRKSSQLELVLTQLISDVLEKNNKEPLNYKQVSAKLNITDPAARETILEVLREQTKKGVFLEPQKGKFKLKDLKTFVTGTIDMTTDGSAFVIPDDEFEKDIFVSARKLHTALHGDKVKVYIYAKKSGRKNEGEVVEILERARLDFIGVIRISERFAFVNADDRKMLHDIFVPLADLNGARNGQKVQVTITEWPESAKNPIGRVTTILGDQGENNTEMNAILAQYGFPLEFPPEVEKEANAIPEEVSPADLEGRKDFRDTVTFTIDPADAKDFDDAISFKKLDNGHYEIGVHIADVSYYVKPKSALDKEAYARATSVYLVDRVIPMLPERLSNGVCSLRPNEDKLCFAAVFELDDQANIINEWFGRTAIHSNRRFSYEEAQEIIENKSGEFSEELLKLNELAYVLRDRKFKNGAISFESTEVKFKLDDTGKPIGVYVKERKDAHKLIEDFMLLANKRVAEFIAKKGKGKKKYTFVYRSHDAPNLENLGNFAAFASRFGYKINMKSEKEIAKSLNFMMEDVEGKKEQNVLTHLAIRSMAKAIYTTKKSSHYGLAFDYYTHFTSPIRRYPDVMVHRLLADYLNDGKSANMEEYETAASHSSAMEKRAADAERASIKYKQAEYLEENIGNIYAGIISGVTEWGMYVEIVENKCEGMVRLRDIADDFYVLDEKNYCIVGQRKKKKYQLGDEVKVKVKKVDLAKRQIDFSLIQD from the coding sequence ATGGCAAAGAGAAAATCGTCCCAGCTGGAACTGGTGTTAACACAGTTAATCAGTGACGTGCTGGAGAAAAACAATAAGGAGCCACTTAATTATAAGCAAGTATCGGCCAAACTGAACATCACAGATCCGGCTGCAAGGGAAACCATACTTGAGGTACTTAGGGAACAGACAAAAAAGGGTGTATTTCTTGAACCTCAAAAGGGCAAGTTCAAATTGAAAGACCTCAAAACCTTCGTGACCGGCACTATAGATATGACTACTGATGGCTCTGCTTTCGTGATTCCCGATGATGAGTTTGAAAAGGATATTTTTGTGTCGGCCCGTAAGCTTCATACAGCCCTGCATGGCGACAAGGTAAAGGTGTATATCTACGCCAAAAAGAGCGGGCGCAAGAATGAAGGGGAAGTTGTAGAGATTCTTGAGCGGGCACGACTCGACTTTATCGGCGTGATCCGGATATCGGAGCGGTTTGCTTTTGTAAACGCTGACGACAGGAAGATGCTCCACGATATTTTTGTGCCCCTGGCCGACCTGAACGGTGCCAGGAACGGGCAAAAAGTGCAAGTGACCATTACAGAGTGGCCTGAGAGCGCTAAAAACCCTATTGGGCGGGTAACTACCATTCTGGGTGACCAGGGTGAGAACAATACAGAAATGAACGCCATCCTCGCGCAGTATGGTTTTCCGCTGGAATTCCCACCAGAGGTGGAGAAGGAAGCCAACGCCATACCTGAAGAGGTGTCGCCTGCCGATCTGGAAGGCCGAAAGGACTTCCGGGATACGGTAACCTTCACGATCGACCCTGCCGATGCCAAGGATTTTGATGACGCTATTTCCTTTAAAAAACTGGACAATGGGCATTATGAGATCGGCGTGCATATCGCGGACGTTTCGTACTACGTGAAGCCCAAGAGTGCGCTCGACAAAGAGGCGTATGCCCGGGCGACGTCGGTTTACCTGGTAGACCGCGTGATCCCGATGCTTCCAGAGCGGCTGAGTAACGGCGTTTGTTCGCTGCGCCCCAACGAGGATAAGCTGTGCTTTGCAGCGGTATTCGAACTCGATGATCAGGCAAACATCATCAACGAATGGTTTGGTCGCACAGCCATCCACTCCAACCGGCGCTTTAGTTACGAAGAGGCACAGGAGATCATCGAAAATAAGTCGGGCGAGTTTTCTGAGGAGTTGCTTAAACTGAATGAGCTTGCTTATGTGCTGCGCGACCGCAAATTTAAGAACGGCGCAATCAGTTTTGAAAGTACAGAGGTAAAGTTTAAGCTGGACGACACGGGCAAGCCTATTGGCGTGTATGTAAAGGAACGTAAGGATGCGCATAAGCTGATCGAAGATTTTATGCTGCTGGCCAACAAACGTGTGGCCGAATTTATCGCTAAAAAGGGCAAGGGGAAAAAGAAATATACCTTCGTATACCGCTCGCACGATGCACCTAACCTTGAAAACCTGGGCAATTTTGCAGCCTTTGCATCCCGCTTCGGTTACAAGATCAATATGAAATCGGAAAAGGAGATCGCCAAGTCGCTGAACTTCATGATGGAGGATGTGGAAGGTAAGAAGGAGCAGAATGTGCTGACCCATCTGGCTATACGTTCGATGGCCAAAGCGATCTATACCACCAAGAAGAGCAGTCATTACGGATTGGCCTTCGATTATTACACGCATTTTACATCCCCTATAAGGCGTTATCCGGACGTCATGGTACATCGACTACTGGCCGACTATTTAAACGACGGGAAATCGGCTAATATGGAAGAGTACGAAACTGCAGCTTCGCATTCCTCTGCTATGGAGAAAAGAGCAGCCGACGCTGAACGTGCGTCGATCAAATATAAGCAGGCGGAATATCTGGAGGAAAACATCGGGAATATCTACGCGGGCATTATTTCGGGCGTTACGGAATGGGGCATGTACGTGGAAATTGTGGAGAACAAGTGTGAAGGGATGGTGCGGCTGCGTGATATTGCAGACGACTTCTACGTACTGGATGAGAAGAATTATTGCATCGTTGGCCAGCGTAAAAAGAAAAAATATCAGCTGGGCGATGAGGTGAAAGTTAAAGTTAAAAAGGTAGATTTGGCGAAGCGACAAATAGACTTTTCATTAATACAAGATTAG